A portion of the Algimonas porphyrae genome contains these proteins:
- a CDS encoding dodecin family protein, giving the protein MAVMKTVEIMAESDKSFEDAIENAVQRTGKTVKNIRSAYVNEMHTSIKDNRIDKYRVNVKITFEVGD; this is encoded by the coding sequence ATGGCTGTCATGAAAACCGTCGAAATTATGGCTGAGAGCGACAAGTCGTTCGAAGATGCGATCGAAAACGCCGTGCAGCGGACCGGCAAGACCGTGAAGAATATCCGGTCGGCCTATGTCAATGAGATGCACACCAGCATCAAGGACAACAGGATCGACAAATACCGGGTGAACGTGAAGATCACTTTCGAAGTCGGCGACTGA